The following proteins are co-located in the Candidatus Binataceae bacterium genome:
- a CDS encoding helix-turn-helix domain-containing protein encodes MADPRQSARHRRARALDQNERRTLLLRCALCVFARRGIGAARHAEIAREAKVSVPAVFFYFPTRQALVSAVLDEVAR; translated from the coding sequence ATGGCCGATCCTCGTCAATCCGCACGCCATCGCCGCGCTCGTGCGCTCGACCAGAACGAGCGGCGCACCCTGCTCCTGCGCTGCGCGCTTTGCGTTTTTGCGCGTCGTGGAATCGGCGCCGCCCGTCATGCCGAAATCGCGCGCGAGGCCAAGGTCTCTGTACCCGCGGTGTTCTTTTACTTTCCCACCCGTCAGGCGTTGGTGAGCGCAGTGTTGGATGAGGTGGCGCGGT